The Solanum lycopersicum chromosome 8, SLM_r2.1 DNA segment ACTTCTTGACAGCAAATCAGTTTCGCATTTTGTTAActctaattataaattaattttcagaATACATGTCGTCCTTCTAGAACTTCTAGGCAGCAAATCAGTTTCGCATTTTGTTAActctatttataaattaattttcataataCATGTCGTCCTTCTAGAATTTCTAGACAGCAAatcaattttgtattttgttaactctaattataaattatttttcagaatATATGTCGTCCTTCTAGAATTTCTAGACAGCAAATCAGTTTTGCATCTTGTTAAcactaattataaattaattttcagaATACATGTCGTCCTTCTAGAACTTCTAGACAGCAAATCAGTTTTGCATTTTGTTAActctaattataaattaattttcggAATACATGTCGTCCTTCTAGAACATCTAAACAGCAAATCAGTTTTGCATTTTATTAACTCTAATTACAAATTAATTTTCAGAATACATGTCGTCCTTCTAGAACTTCTAGACAGCAAATCAGTTTTGCATTTTGTTAActctaattataaattaatttttagaataCATGTTGTCATTCTAGAACTTCTAGACAGCAAATCAGTTTCGCATTTTGTTAActctaattataaattaatttttagaataCATGTTGTCCTTCTAGAACTTCTAGACAGCAAATCAGTTTTGActctaattataaattaattttcagaATACATGTTGTCCTTCTAGAACATCTAAACAGCAAATCCATTTTGCATTTTGTTAActctaattataaattaattttcagaATACATGTCGTCCTTCTAGAACATCTAAACAACAAATCCGTTTTGCATTTTGTTAActctaattataaattaattttcagaATACATGTCGTCATTTTAGAACTTCTTGACAGCAAATCAGTTTCGCATTTTGTTAActctaattataaattaattttcagaATACATGTCGTCCTTCTAGAACTTCTAGGCAGCAAATCAGTTTCGCATTTTGTTAActctatttataaattaattttcataataCATGTCGTCCTTCTAGAATTTCTAGACAGCAAatcaattttgtattttgttaactctaattataaattatttttcagaatATATGTCGTCCTTCTAGAATTTCTAGACAGCAAATCAGTTTTGCATCTTGTTAAcactaattataaattaattttcagaATACATGTCGTCCTTCTAGAACTTCTAGACAGCAAATCAGTTTTGCATTTTGTTAActctaattataaattaattttcggAATACATGTCGTCCTTCTAGAACATCTAAACAGCAAATCAGTTTTGCATTTTATTAACTCTAATTACAAATTAATTTTCAGAATACATGTCGTCCTTCTAGAACTTCTAGACAGCAAATCAGTTTTGCATTTTGTTAActctaattataaattaatttttagaataCATGTTGTCATTCTAGAACTTCTAGACAGCAAATCAGTTTCGCATTTTGTTAActctaattataaattaatttttagaataCATGTTGTCCTTCTAGAACTTCTAGACAGCAAATCAGTTTTGActctaattataaattaattttcagaATACATGTTGTCCTTCTAGAACATCTAAACAGCAAATCCATTTTGCATTTTGTTAActctaattataaattaattttcagaATACATGTCGTCCTTCTAGAACATCTAAACAACAAATCCGTTTTGCATTTTGTTAActctaattataaattaattttcagaATACATGTCGTCATTTTAGAACTTCTTGACAGCAAATCAGTTTCGCATTTTGTTAActctaattataaattaattttcagaATACATGTCGTCCTTCTAGAACTTCTAGGCAGCAAATCAGTTTCGCATTTTGTTAActctatttataaattaattttcataataCATGTCGTCCTTCTAGAATTTCTAGACAGCAAatcaattttgtattttgttaactctaattataaattatttttcagaatATATGTCGTCCTTCTAGAATTTCTAGACAGCAAATCAGTTTTGCATCTTGTTAAcactaattataaattaattttcagaATACATGTCGTCCTTCTAGAACTTCTAGACAGCAAATCAGTTTTGCATTTTGTTAActctaattataaattaattttcggAATACATGTCGTCCTTCTAGAACATCTAAACAGCAAATCAGTTTTGCATTTTATTAACTCTAATTACAAATTAATTTTCAGAATACATGTCGTCCTTCTAGAACTTCTAGACAGCAAATCAGTTTTGCATTTTGTTAActctaattataaattaatttttagaataCATGTTGTCATTCTAGAACTTCTAGACAGCAAATCAGTTTCGCATTTTGTTAActctaattataaattaatttttagaataCATGTTGTCCTTCTAGAACTTCTAGACAGCAAATCAGTTTTGCATTTTGTTAActctaattataaattaatttttagaataCATGTTGTCCTTCTAGAACTTCTAGACAGCAAATCAGTTTTGActctaattataaattaattttcagaATACATGTTGTCCTTGTAGAACATCTAAACAGCAAATCCATTTTGCATTTTGTTAActctaattataaattaattttcagaATACATGTCGTCCTTCTAGAACATCTAAACAACAAATCCGTTTTGCATTTTGTTAActctaattataaattaattttcagaATACATGTCGTCATTTTAGAACTTCTTGACAGCAAATCAGTTTCGCATTTTGTTAActctaattataaattaattttcagaATACATGTCGTCCTTCTAGAACTTCTAGGCAGCAAATCAGTTTCGCATTTTGTTAActctatttataaattaattttcataataCATGTCGTCCTTCTAGAATTTTTAGACAGCAAatcaattttgtattttgttaactctaattataaattatttttcagaatATATGTCGTCCTTCTAGAATTTCTAGACAGCAAATCAGTTTTGCATCTTGTTAAcactaattataaattaattttcagaATACACGTCGTCCTTCTAGAACTTCTAGACAGCAAATCAGTTTCGCTTTTAGTTAACTCTAATGGCCATCTAACAAGCAAGTATAGATCAGGACTACAAATTCTAATTCTAGTTGTAAATAATATAGCATAGTGTAAATCGTCATTGCTCATTTCAATTTTGCGGTTATCAAATCGCCATAACCGAAACTGCAACGGAAAATCATGGCGGCAGCCGGAGAAGGAGACCGTCTGAGTGATCTGTCGGAGCCGATTCAACTTCACATCCTTTCTATGCTACCAAACTGTAAACAAGTTGTTCAAACCAGCGTATTATCATCGCAATGGCGATCTCACTGGAAATCCGTTCCAGCATCACTCAATTTCGACTCAACAGATGATGAAGATCTTCCTGGTTTCGCATGTACTGTTAACAGAGAGATTCATTATTGGAGGTCTTGCtacaaaattaaatcatttagtgTTTGTCCTCCTACATACGATGGGTCGATTTTGGATTCTGATCTTTATTTCTGGTTGTACTTTGCTACTTATATTGCTAAGGTTGAAGATTTCACGTTGAGATTTTGTGACACGGGCTTTCCAGAGGCTGTGTATGATTTTCCTGAATTCGCGTATACGAATACGGTTTTGAGGAATTTGGTGTTACAGAATTGCGAGTTGAAACCTTTTGGTAATGTGAAGTGGAGTAATTTGGTTTCTCTTTCAATTGGGGATGCTgaaattaaagaggatgtaatggagaaaatattatCAGGTTCCCCTAATTTGGAGTGCTTGGAATTAGATAAAGTTCTTGGTATTCGTCATCTGAAAATCAGCTCTGTGAAGCTGAGGAAATTGATTGTAACGATATACGAAAGACTTAAATATGATAACGAACATTATGATGAATTCTATTCCATCGAAATTGATGCCCCATATATTCGACATTTGGAACTTTGGGGATCATGTTGCAATGAGATGCACTTTCAGCTGAGAAATGTGACTTCACTTGTCACTGCAGTCCTTTCTTTAACTGTTGATTTTTCTGGCGTTGAAGATAGCTCAGAGAAGGAGTGTAGATATTTGCAGGAACTTCTTCGCCACGTTGCCCATGTCAAGGATCTTGAACTCGGTCCCTGGTGCATCAAGGTTTATTCTTACTCTTGGCTATTCAATTCAGATTGCGTTTTTTCATTTTGCGacttattatttgttattgaattCGCCAGTTTAGTAACATTAACAATATCACTAATTAGAATAATATTATAACTATGTTTGTAAGTACTGAATAATAACATTCTCATGGCCAATTTTGTTGGACAGTAGCCTGTGATTGAAAATAAAGAGTTTATTATTACGATGGataacatttaaaatttggattGGTTAACTATGATTAAGTCATGAGAGTGGGTGCGGACTAGAGGTCAATGAAATAGATTGAGCAGCGTGAAGTTCAATTCCCAACagggaaaaaaatttaagtgattTTCCCCCTCTGTTGTAGCCTTGGTTGACAAAGTTACCAAGTATTCGTTGTGGCTAGGAAGGGGCGAGTATCCCGAGGAATTAATTTGGGGGGGTGCCCGCAAGCTGGCCCCAACACCTCTTTTATCAAACAAAGTCATGCGAATGTGTTTCTCCAAGCATTAACATACTTAGTGTAATCCCATTACTTGTGGTTTACGGAGGGGGTGTGTCATAcacaaaccttacccctacctttgcgcttcaagtgtataaaaattaatCCGTAGGTTTCCAAGCCAACTTTGAGCACATCGATGTGGCTTGTGGCAAAACACAGTCCTATAGTTGAAGCTGTTTTTACGAATTATTCAGTAATTTTCAATGTTACTAACTAAGTATGTcgcattttcttgtttttgacgTATTCTGGTTTATCTATTTGGTTGGTAAGTGCCTGTCCATACTGGAGTTGAAAGGTTGGCCTGTTCCACCATCAAGCTGGAAATACTTAAAACTTAACGCGGCCTTAGAACAGTTGGACTCTCTTGGAATTAGCAGCTTTCTATTGAGTTCATCAGGTCTTGAGACATGGGTCATTGACTGTTGCGATGGCAAATC contains these protein-coding regions:
- the LOC101244508 gene encoding F-box protein At5g03100-like, producing the protein MAAAGEGDRLSDLSEPIQLHILSMLPNCKQVVQTSVLSSQWRSHWKSVPASLNFDSTDDEDLPGFACTVNREIHYWRSCYKIKSFSVCPPTYDGSILDSDLYFWLYFATYIAKVEDFTLRFCDTGFPEAVYDFPEFAYTNTVLRNLVLQNCELKPFGNVKWSNLVSLSIGDAEIKEDVMEKILSGSPNLECLELDKVLGIRHLKISSVKLRKLIVTIYERLKYDNEHYDEFYSIEIDAPYIRHLELWGSCCNEMHFQLRNVTSLVTAVLSLTVDFSGVEDSSEKECRYLQELLRHVAHVKDLELGPWCIKCLSILELKGWPVPPSSWKYLKLNAALEQLDSLGISSFLLSSSGLETWVIDCCDGKSRKLLSKYTNQDERQRRFEIYSCKCSLPHLKTIKFINFYGEQSKYMFVIPLLKCLRKNATAIKKFDIACKFRGN